A portion of the Thalassotalea sp. LPB0316 genome contains these proteins:
- a CDS encoding penicillin acylase family protein codes for MTKLRKFIIFFGFILIFILIAGSAYIYSQIDGSLPQLEGKRTLLGLKKAVQVDRDEQGIVTIIAESRTDAAVALGYVHAQERFFQMDLLRKNSAGELSSLFGELALDYDKRIRQHRFRDRARKIVSHLPKEQVAFLKAYTQGVNQGLKYMNAKPFEYLLLQLEPVEWQEEDTVLAVFSMYLDLQSSDGKRERTLDLLRSTLGDEAFAFLNPKGSRWDAAVDGTVFPAGKMPELPWPSATASTVEPPTAVVAKNDFLPGSNNWAVSGQVSATKSAIVANDMHLGIRVPNTWFRASLEFKVDDQRIKVTGTTLPGAPNIITGSNGHIAWGYTNSYGDWSDVIELKLNEAGNQYLTPDGWRSFTYVPQVIAIKDKPSEEIMVQETIWGPVIGENHLSQPIVYRWVAHDLEAVNLNQMQLEQAKTVDEAFAIAATTGIPAQNLMVGDNQGNIGWTIMGPIPQKIGQVGDLPTDWSTGENAWGEYLSASQYPKVKNPVNNRLWTGNSRVVGGEMYEKIGNGGYALGARSQQIRDDLMAIDHFDEQALLDVALDDNAIFLTRWQQFLLERVLTADNIANKPLWQEAKRYLSQSTTLQASIDSVAYRIVRNFRYEMRDLVFSDLTKSLKQLDESFSLRSIRHQIETPLWQLVTQQPDNFMLRPEDSWQALFAKALDSTLAEMTENQPLSEATWGQQNTSNIQHPLSKAVPFIGRWLDMPNMPLAGDSYMPRVQGTDFGASERMIVSPGHEERGIFHMPTSQAGHPWSPYYGLGHKDWTDGKPSAFLPGETKYSMVLLSY; via the coding sequence ATGACAAAACTGCGCAAATTTATAATTTTCTTTGGCTTTATCCTTATCTTTATACTGATAGCTGGTAGCGCTTATATCTACAGTCAAATCGATGGCTCTTTACCGCAATTAGAGGGCAAGCGAACGTTACTTGGTCTTAAAAAAGCGGTGCAAGTTGACCGCGATGAACAAGGTATCGTGACAATTATTGCTGAAAGTAGAACAGATGCTGCAGTGGCACTAGGCTATGTCCATGCGCAAGAGCGATTTTTCCAAATGGATTTGCTGCGGAAGAACTCTGCTGGCGAATTATCTAGCTTATTTGGTGAGCTTGCGCTTGATTATGATAAACGTATTCGCCAACACCGCTTTCGCGATCGAGCGCGTAAAATTGTCAGCCACCTGCCAAAAGAGCAGGTCGCGTTTTTAAAGGCGTATACACAAGGGGTTAATCAAGGTCTCAAGTATATGAATGCCAAGCCATTTGAGTATCTGTTACTTCAGCTTGAGCCCGTTGAGTGGCAAGAAGAAGATACGGTGTTAGCCGTCTTTAGTATGTATTTAGACTTGCAATCTTCTGATGGCAAACGCGAGCGAACATTAGACTTATTACGTAGCACCTTAGGCGACGAAGCATTTGCCTTTCTAAATCCGAAAGGTTCTAGGTGGGATGCCGCAGTTGACGGCACTGTATTCCCAGCAGGCAAGATGCCAGAACTGCCTTGGCCTTCAGCGACAGCATCAACTGTTGAACCCCCGACAGCGGTTGTCGCTAAAAATGACTTTTTACCCGGTTCAAACAATTGGGCAGTTAGTGGTCAAGTTAGTGCTACAAAATCAGCGATTGTCGCCAATGATATGCACTTAGGGATCCGTGTGCCAAATACTTGGTTTCGCGCCTCGCTTGAGTTTAAGGTTGACGACCAACGCATCAAAGTCACGGGCACAACGTTACCTGGAGCGCCCAATATTATCACCGGCAGTAACGGTCATATAGCTTGGGGCTACACCAATAGTTACGGCGATTGGAGTGATGTTATCGAATTAAAACTTAACGAAGCCGGTAACCAGTATTTAACCCCTGATGGTTGGCGCAGTTTTACTTATGTCCCGCAAGTTATTGCAATCAAAGATAAGCCTTCTGAAGAGATCATGGTTCAGGAAACTATCTGGGGACCCGTTATCGGTGAAAACCACCTAAGTCAGCCAATTGTTTACCGCTGGGTCGCCCATGACTTAGAAGCTGTTAATTTGAATCAAATGCAGTTAGAGCAAGCAAAAACCGTCGATGAAGCGTTTGCGATTGCCGCCACTACTGGAATTCCAGCACAAAACCTGATGGTCGGTGACAACCAAGGCAATATTGGCTGGACCATCATGGGCCCTATCCCGCAGAAAATTGGTCAAGTAGGCGATTTACCCACGGATTGGTCGACGGGTGAAAACGCTTGGGGTGAATACCTTAGCGCAAGCCAATACCCTAAAGTAAAGAACCCAGTAAATAATCGATTATGGACCGGCAACTCCAGAGTCGTTGGTGGTGAGATGTATGAAAAAATCGGTAACGGCGGTTATGCTCTAGGCGCTCGTAGCCAACAAATTCGCGACGATTTAATGGCAATAGATCATTTTGACGAACAGGCGTTGCTTGACGTTGCACTAGACGATAATGCCATTTTTCTCACTCGTTGGCAGCAGTTTTTACTTGAGCGAGTACTAACGGCTGACAATATTGCCAATAAGCCACTGTGGCAGGAAGCAAAACGCTATTTAAGTCAGTCGACAACATTGCAAGCGAGTATAGATTCGGTCGCCTACAGAATCGTTAGAAATTTTCGCTATGAAATGCGCGATCTCGTGTTTAGCGACCTCACCAAGTCGCTCAAACAACTCGATGAGAGTTTTAGCTTGCGCAGTATTCGCCACCAAATTGAAACACCGCTATGGCAACTGGTGACTCAGCAGCCAGACAATTTCATGCTAAGACCAGAAGATTCATGGCAAGCACTATTTGCTAAAGCACTTGATAGCACGTTGGCAGAAATGACTGAAAATCAGCCACTATCTGAGGCGACATGGGGTCAGCAAAATACCAGTAATATTCAACATCCTTTAAGCAAAGCGGTTCCGTTTATTGGCCGATGGTTAGATATGCCCAACATGCCATTGGCAGGCGATAGCTATATGCCGCGCGTTCAAGGCACTGATTTTGGTGCTTCAGAGCGGATGATTGTATCACCTGGTCACGAAGAGCGCGGTATATTCCATATGCCGACAAGCCAAGCAGGTCACCCGTGGTCACCTTATTACGGTTTAGGTCATAAAGATTGGACTGACGGCAAGCCATCGGCATTCTTGCCAGGCGAGACTAAATATTCGATGGTTTTGTTAAGCTATTAA